From the genome of Paraburkholderia aromaticivorans, one region includes:
- a CDS encoding phosphatidylglycerophosphatase A family protein produces the protein MQTDPPLGAADKLVGGEPPRPRAPDPRPPGRQPRRATARFMLSHPLHLLSLGFGSGLSPVAPGTIGTLFAWVSFAVLSRYLTVIEWGLLIVAGFIGGIAICGFTAKRLGIDDPSPVVWDEIIAFWLVLLIVTPVTLTGQLWAFLVFRFFDMVKPPPIGYFDRRLKGGFGIMFDDLVAAFFTLLVIALWRMSV, from the coding sequence ATGCAGACTGATCCCCCGCTCGGCGCTGCCGACAAACTCGTCGGCGGCGAGCCGCCCCGTCCGCGCGCGCCCGATCCGCGCCCGCCGGGCCGCCAGCCACGGCGCGCCACCGCGCGCTTCATGCTGTCGCATCCGCTGCACCTTCTGTCGCTGGGGTTCGGCAGCGGCTTGTCGCCGGTCGCGCCGGGCACGATCGGCACACTGTTCGCGTGGGTTTCGTTTGCCGTCTTGAGCCGTTATCTGACGGTGATCGAATGGGGTCTGCTGATCGTCGCCGGCTTCATCGGCGGCATTGCGATTTGCGGATTCACCGCGAAGCGGCTCGGCATCGACGATCCGTCGCCGGTCGTGTGGGACGAAATCATCGCGTTCTGGCTGGTGTTGCTGATCGTCACGCCGGTCACGCTGACCGGCCAGTTGTGGGCATTCCTCGTGTTCCGCTTCTTCGACATGGTGAAACCGCCGCCCATCGGTTATTTCGATCGACGTCTGAAAGGTGGTTTTGGCATCATGTTCGATGACCTGGTCGCCGCGTTTTTCACGCTGCTCGTGATTGCGCTCTGGCGCATGTCCGTTTGA
- a CDS encoding NADP-dependent malic enzyme has product MPSNIYSNLPFEARLMSTPVNSKLREAALDYHEFPTPGKIAIAPTKQMINQRDLALAYSPGVAFACEEIVENPLNAARFTARSNLVGVVTNGTAVLGLGNIGPLASKPVMEGKAVLFKKFAGIDVFDIELNESDPHKLVDVIAALEPTFGGINLEDIKAPDCFIVERECRKRMKIPVFHDDQHGTAIVVAAAITNGLKVVGKDIKEVKLVSSGAGAAALACLDLLVDIGLPLENITVTDLAGVVYKGRVELMDPDKERFARETDARTLAEAIGGADVFLGLSAGGVLKQDMVRQMADKPLILALANPTPEILPELALEVRPDAVLCTGRTDYPNQVNNVLVFPFLFRGALDAGATTVTREMEIAAVNAIAELARQEQSDIVATAYGIQDLSFGPEYLIPKPFDPRLIVKVAPAVAKAAMDSGVAERPIEDMDAYEQHLQQFVYHSGTTMKPIFQLARSVEPEKKRIVFAEGEEERVLRAMQIIVDEKLAKPILIGRPAVIEQRIARYGLRLVAGQDYTVVNTDHDERYRDFWQEYHKMMSRKGISAQMAKLEMRRRTTLIGAMLVEKGEADGMICGTVSTTHRHLHFIDQVIGKKEGAKVYAAMNALVLPNRQIFLVDTHVNVDPTPEQLAEITLMAAEEVRRFGIEPKIALLSHSNFGTSNAPTAQKMRDTLAILRERAPDLQVDGEMHGDIALDANLRREVMPDSTLEGDANLLVLPNIDAANISYNLLKTAAGNNIAIGPMLLGAAKPVHVLTASATVRRIVNMTALLVADVIAAR; this is encoded by the coding sequence ATGCCGTCGAACATCTATTCTAATCTGCCCTTCGAAGCCCGCCTTATGTCGACTCCCGTCAATAGCAAACTCCGCGAAGCCGCCCTCGATTACCACGAGTTCCCCACCCCCGGGAAGATCGCGATCGCCCCGACCAAGCAGATGATCAACCAGCGCGATCTCGCGCTGGCGTACTCGCCGGGCGTGGCGTTCGCGTGCGAGGAAATCGTCGAGAACCCGCTGAATGCCGCGCGTTTCACCGCGCGCAGCAACCTGGTGGGCGTGGTCACCAACGGCACCGCGGTGCTCGGTCTGGGCAACATCGGGCCGCTCGCCTCGAAGCCGGTCATGGAAGGCAAGGCCGTGCTGTTCAAGAAGTTCGCCGGCATCGACGTGTTCGATATCGAGCTGAACGAGTCCGACCCGCACAAGCTGGTCGACGTGATCGCGGCGCTGGAACCGACCTTCGGCGGCATCAACCTCGAAGACATCAAGGCGCCGGACTGCTTCATCGTCGAACGCGAATGCCGCAAGCGCATGAAGATTCCGGTCTTCCACGACGACCAGCACGGCACCGCGATCGTCGTCGCGGCGGCCATCACCAACGGTCTGAAGGTGGTCGGCAAGGACATCAAGGAAGTCAAGCTGGTCTCCTCGGGCGCGGGCGCGGCGGCGCTGGCGTGTCTGGACCTGCTGGTCGATATCGGCCTGCCGCTCGAAAACATCACCGTCACCGATCTGGCCGGCGTGGTCTACAAGGGCCGCGTCGAACTGATGGACCCGGACAAGGAGCGCTTCGCGCGTGAAACCGACGCCCGCACGCTCGCCGAAGCGATCGGCGGCGCGGACGTGTTCCTCGGCCTGTCGGCCGGCGGCGTGCTCAAGCAGGACATGGTCAGGCAGATGGCGGACAAGCCGCTGATCCTGGCGCTGGCCAACCCGACGCCGGAAATCCTGCCGGAGCTGGCGCTGGAAGTGCGCCCGGACGCCGTGCTGTGCACGGGCCGCACCGACTACCCGAACCAGGTGAACAACGTGCTGGTGTTCCCGTTCCTGTTCCGCGGCGCGCTGGATGCGGGCGCGACCACGGTGACGCGGGAAATGGAAATCGCCGCGGTCAACGCGATCGCCGAACTGGCACGCCAGGAGCAGAGCGATATCGTCGCGACGGCGTACGGCATTCAGGACCTGTCGTTCGGCCCTGAGTATCTGATTCCGAAGCCGTTCGATCCGCGTTTGATCGTCAAGGTCGCGCCGGCCGTGGCGAAGGCCGCGATGGATTCGGGCGTCGCCGAGCGTCCGATCGAGGACATGGACGCCTACGAACAGCATCTGCAGCAGTTCGTGTATCACAGCGGCACGACCATGAAGCCGATTTTCCAGCTGGCGCGCAGCGTCGAGCCGGAGAAGAAGCGCATCGTGTTCGCGGAAGGCGAGGAAGAGCGCGTGTTGCGGGCGATGCAGATCATCGTCGACGAAAAGCTGGCCAAGCCGATCCTGATCGGCCGCCCGGCGGTGATCGAGCAGCGCATTGCGCGCTACGGTCTGCGGCTGGTCGCGGGTCAGGACTACACGGTGGTGAACACCGACCACGACGAGCGTTATCGCGACTTCTGGCAGGAATATCACAAGATGATGTCGCGCAAGGGCATCAGCGCGCAGATGGCGAAGCTCGAAATGCGCCGCCGCACCACGCTGATCGGCGCGATGCTGGTGGAAAAGGGCGAGGCCGACGGCATGATCTGCGGCACGGTGTCGACCACGCACCGGCATCTGCACTTCATCGATCAGGTGATCGGCAAGAAGGAAGGCGCGAAGGTCTACGCGGCGATGAACGCACTGGTGCTGCCGAATCGGCAGATCTTCCTCGTGGATACGCACGTGAACGTGGATCCGACGCCGGAGCAACTGGCGGAAATCACCCTCATGGCGGCGGAAGAAGTGCGCCGTTTCGGTATCGAGCCGAAGATCGCGCTGCTGTCGCATTCGAATTTCGGCACCAGCAACGCGCCGACCGCGCAGAAGATGCGCGACACGCTGGCGATCCTGCGCGAACGCGCGCCGGACCTGCAGGTGGACGGCGAGATGCACGGCGACATCGCGCTCGACGCGAATCTGCGTCGCGAAGTGATGCCCGACTCGACGCTCGAAGGTGACGCGAACCTGCTGGTGCTGCCGAACATCGACGCGGCCAACATCTCGTACAACCTGCTGAAGACCGCCGCGGGCAACAACATCGCGATCGGTCCGATGCTGCTGGGTGCGGCGAAACCCGTGCATGTGCTGACGGCTTCGGCGACGGTGCGCCGCATCGTCAACATGACGGCGCTGCTGGTGGCGGATGTGATCGCGGCCCGTTAA
- a CDS encoding cupin domain-containing protein — MPDSPAVKDELIRRLDLKPHPEGGFFSETYRSAERVVRDKDAGGAGETRSASTAIYYLLCDGAHSAWHRIKSDEVWHFYAGEPLNVHVLDETGALVTHKLGNALTHADAVFQAVVPAGLWFAAECADPATFALVGCTVAPGFEFSEFELADLGALKARHPRHAALIERLGPV, encoded by the coding sequence ATGCCTGATTCGCCCGCAGTCAAAGACGAACTGATCCGCCGTCTCGATCTCAAGCCGCATCCCGAAGGCGGATTTTTTAGCGAGACGTACCGGTCGGCCGAGCGCGTGGTCCGCGACAAAGACGCCGGCGGCGCCGGGGAAACGCGCTCTGCATCGACCGCGATCTATTACCTGCTTTGCGACGGCGCGCATTCGGCGTGGCATCGGATCAAGTCCGACGAAGTCTGGCATTTCTATGCCGGCGAACCGTTGAACGTCCACGTGCTCGACGAGACCGGCGCGCTGGTGACGCACAAGCTCGGCAACGCGCTGACCCATGCCGATGCGGTGTTTCAAGCCGTGGTGCCGGCCGGTTTGTGGTTCGCGGCGGAGTGCGCCGATCCGGCGACGTTCGCGCTGGTGGGCTGCACCGTGGCACCAGGCTTTGAATTCAGCGAATTCGAGCTGGCGGATCTCGGCGCGCTCAAAGCGCGGCATCCGCGGCATGCGGCGTTGATCGAGCGGCTGGGGCCGGTTTGA
- a CDS encoding CinA family protein — MPTDSVVHQLAIRVSNRLRDERLMLVTAESCTGGMVATAITDISGSSGWFERGFVTYSNQAKSEMIGVPAELIEKHGAVSEQVARAMAEGALRNSRAQVSLSITGVAGPGGGTETKPVGMVSFGWSNRLHTSVETKIFKGDREKIRVQAAAHALRGVLALLDEREH, encoded by the coding sequence ATGCCTACCGATTCCGTCGTTCATCAGCTCGCCATTCGCGTGAGCAACCGTCTGCGCGACGAGCGCCTCATGCTCGTCACCGCCGAATCCTGCACGGGCGGCATGGTGGCGACCGCGATCACCGACATCTCCGGCAGCAGCGGCTGGTTCGAGCGCGGCTTCGTCACGTATTCGAATCAGGCGAAGAGCGAGATGATCGGCGTACCCGCCGAGCTGATCGAGAAGCACGGCGCGGTCAGCGAGCAAGTGGCGCGCGCCATGGCCGAAGGCGCGCTGCGCAACAGCCGCGCGCAGGTCTCGCTGTCGATAACCGGCGTCGCCGGTCCGGGCGGCGGTACGGAGACCAAGCCGGTCGGCATGGTGTCGTTCGGCTGGAGCAACCGGCTGCATACGTCGGTGGAAACGAAGATTTTCAAGGGCGACCGCGAAAAGATCCGCGTGCAGGCCGCCGCGCATGCCTTGCGCGGGGTACTCGCCCTGCTCGACGAACGCGAGCATTGA
- a CDS encoding ribonuclease, producing MARKWQRMKGVLIGAVTLCALSGPVPGAFARDSTAPADPNAQLQGTIALAQLPREAVNTLNLIAAGGPYPYEKDGIVFGNRERLLPAHRRGYYHEYTVPTPRSRNRGARRIVCGGPLKRTDNCYYSDDHYTSFNRIVE from the coding sequence ATGGCACGCAAGTGGCAACGCATGAAAGGCGTGCTGATCGGTGCTGTAACGCTGTGCGCTTTATCCGGCCCCGTGCCTGGCGCGTTTGCGCGCGACTCCACGGCTCCCGCCGACCCGAACGCGCAGTTGCAGGGCACGATCGCGCTGGCGCAGTTGCCACGCGAAGCGGTCAATACATTGAACTTGATTGCCGCAGGCGGGCCTTACCCGTATGAGAAGGACGGCATCGTATTCGGCAATCGCGAACGGTTGCTGCCGGCCCATCGGCGCGGCTATTACCACGAATACACCGTTCCCACGCCTCGCTCACGTAATCGCGGGGCGCGTCGCATCGTCTGCGGAGGTCCGCTGAAGCGAACCGATAATTGTTACTACTCGGACGACCACTACACCAGTTTTAATCGTATTGTTGAATGA
- the pyrF gene encoding orotidine-5'-phosphate decarboxylase, whose product MANFIQTLNDAWQRTNSLLCVGLDPEPTQFPGALAGRPDAIFDFCRTIVDATAPYASSFKPQIAYFAAHRAEDQLEQLIAHIHANHPGLPVILDAKRGDIGSTAEQYAREAFERYQADAVTVNPYMGFDSIQPYLEHEGKGVIVLCRTSNAGGSDLQFLETGGRPLYQVVAQLAADKWNASGQLGLVVGATFPKEIQVVRGIVGAMPLLIPGIGAQGGDVQATVNAGRTANGTGMLINSSRAIIYAGKGDDFAEAAAKAAMETRDRINAFR is encoded by the coding sequence ATGGCCAATTTCATCCAGACACTCAACGACGCCTGGCAGCGTACTAACTCGCTGCTGTGCGTCGGCCTCGATCCCGAGCCCACTCAATTCCCGGGCGCGCTCGCGGGCCGTCCTGACGCGATCTTCGACTTCTGCCGCACGATCGTCGATGCGACCGCGCCGTACGCGTCGTCGTTCAAACCGCAGATTGCCTACTTCGCGGCGCATCGCGCGGAAGACCAGCTCGAGCAGCTGATCGCCCACATTCATGCGAACCATCCGGGTCTGCCGGTCATTCTCGACGCGAAGCGCGGCGACATCGGCAGCACCGCCGAGCAATATGCGCGCGAGGCGTTCGAGCGCTATCAGGCCGACGCGGTGACCGTGAATCCTTACATGGGTTTCGATTCGATCCAGCCGTATCTGGAACACGAAGGCAAAGGCGTGATCGTGCTGTGCCGCACGTCGAACGCGGGCGGCTCCGATCTGCAGTTCCTGGAAACGGGCGGCCGTCCGCTGTATCAGGTCGTCGCGCAACTGGCGGCTGACAAATGGAATGCGAGCGGCCAGCTGGGTCTGGTGGTCGGCGCGACGTTCCCGAAGGAAATCCAGGTGGTGCGCGGGATTGTGGGCGCCATGCCGCTGCTGATTCCGGGCATCGGCGCGCAAGGTGGCGACGTGCAGGCGACGGTCAATGCCGGCCGCACCGCGAACGGCACGGGCATGCTGATCAACTCGTCGCGGGCGATCATCTACGCGGGCAAGGGTGACGATTTTGCCGAAGCGGCAGCGAAAGCCGCCATGGAGACGCGTGACCGGATCAACGCTTTCCGCTAA
- a CDS encoding 16S rRNA (uracil(1498)-N(3))-methyltransferase: MPRFFVGTPLQPDDIMQLPDDVVRHVLVLRLQPGDSIVLFNGEGGEYSAELVEVERRSAKVRIREFRNIEVEAPYRLTLAQGIAGGDKMDWLIEKAVELGASAFVPLTTTRSVVRLTGERAQRRHAHWQGIVRASCEQCGRNRLPEVMPVREIATWLGAMPRTPEEGDLRILLSPRASISFSALPAEPPKGRVTVLVGPEGGFSAAEEAAATDHGFTAVGLGPRVMRTETAGIAVLSALAAGWGGW; the protein is encoded by the coding sequence ATGCCACGCTTTTTCGTCGGTACGCCCCTCCAGCCCGACGACATCATGCAGCTTCCCGATGACGTCGTCAGGCATGTGCTCGTGCTGCGTTTGCAGCCCGGCGATTCGATCGTGCTTTTCAACGGCGAAGGCGGCGAGTACAGCGCCGAACTCGTCGAGGTCGAGCGCCGCTCGGCCAAGGTAAGAATCCGCGAATTCCGCAATATCGAAGTCGAAGCGCCGTATCGCCTCACGCTCGCGCAGGGCATCGCCGGCGGCGACAAGATGGACTGGCTGATCGAAAAGGCGGTCGAGCTCGGCGCCTCGGCCTTCGTGCCGCTGACCACCACGCGCAGCGTCGTGCGTCTGACCGGTGAGCGCGCGCAGCGGCGCCATGCGCATTGGCAAGGCATCGTGCGGGCGTCGTGCGAGCAGTGCGGGCGCAATCGGCTGCCAGAAGTGATGCCGGTGCGGGAGATCGCCACCTGGCTGGGCGCGATGCCTCGCACGCCGGAAGAAGGCGACCTGCGTATTCTGCTGTCGCCACGCGCCAGCATCAGCTTTTCCGCGTTGCCCGCCGAGCCGCCGAAAGGTCGCGTGACGGTACTGGTCGGCCCTGAAGGCGGTTTTTCCGCCGCTGAAGAAGCGGCCGCGACGGATCACGGGTTCACCGCCGTCGGCCTCGGCCCGCGCGTGATGCGCACTGAAACTGCCGGCATCGCCGTGCTCTCGGCGCTGGCTGCCGGCTGGGGCGGCTGGTAA
- a CDS encoding barstar family protein — protein sequence MSDNVYAHDSGVATDLFAAGDGNLFQRVMQMRAGDQGRENQSEAAGTVVSSNEEPMSLFKTVRPNIVQSIRAFRVQDLADEANQLGQHFLYAYCANAQSKQEVLETIATSFLFPKHFGKNYDALYDCLTDLVHKAGAQPGFVIVLEQLPVAQKFDKEGRETLLDVFREASEFWAERKVAFRVFYSFA from the coding sequence ATGAGCGACAACGTCTACGCGCACGACTCCGGAGTCGCGACGGATCTTTTCGCGGCCGGCGACGGCAATCTGTTCCAGCGCGTCATGCAGATGCGAGCCGGCGATCAGGGCCGCGAGAACCAGAGCGAAGCAGCAGGCACTGTGGTTTCATCGAACGAGGAGCCCATGAGTCTTTTCAAGACCGTACGACCGAACATCGTACAGTCGATCCGCGCGTTCCGCGTGCAGGATCTCGCCGACGAGGCCAACCAGCTCGGCCAGCATTTTCTGTATGCGTATTGCGCCAATGCGCAGTCTAAACAGGAAGTGCTTGAAACCATCGCAACGTCGTTCCTGTTTCCGAAACACTTCGGCAAGAATTACGACGCCCTTTACGACTGTTTGACCGATCTGGTCCATAAAGCGGGGGCGCAGCCGGGGTTCGTGATCGTGCTCGAGCAGTTGCCCGTGGCTCAGAAGTTCGACAAGGAAGGGCGCGAGACACTGTTGGACGTGTTCCGCGAAGCGTCGGAATTCTGGGCCGAGCGCAAAGTGGCATTCCGGGTGTTTTACTCGTTTGCCTGA
- the speE gene encoding polyamine aminopropyltransferase — protein sequence MSAPLLFRPSPDAVYGFPHAKRVARVDSPYQRIEVWDTPQLGRLFTLDGRPMTSTGDEFIYHECMVHPAALAHPSPQAALVLGGGDGGAARQLLRHAGIGRIVVAELDAEVVRLTREHLPEVHGGAFDDPRVELLIGDAARYVEAAAPAQFDLVVFDLTPPDSPAAGLYTQAFYQQLKRVMSRTAAVSVHLGSPYFHAERIARLIEDLRAAFAIVRTMNTFIPLYGSLWMMATASDTLDPAALTAETLTERLAARRIDALMHYGAAMHAGLFSASRSVRDKLSQFLKPAS from the coding sequence GTGAGCGCTCCGCTGCTGTTCCGACCGAGTCCCGACGCCGTCTACGGATTTCCGCACGCGAAGCGCGTGGCGCGGGTCGATTCCCCCTATCAGCGGATCGAGGTCTGGGACACGCCGCAGCTCGGCCGGCTCTTCACGCTCGACGGCCGCCCCATGACCTCCACCGGCGACGAGTTCATTTATCACGAATGCATGGTGCATCCGGCCGCGCTGGCGCATCCATCGCCGCAAGCGGCGCTCGTGCTGGGCGGCGGCGACGGCGGCGCCGCGCGGCAATTGCTGCGGCACGCGGGCATCGGACGGATCGTGGTCGCGGAACTGGACGCGGAAGTGGTCCGCCTGACGCGCGAGCATCTGCCCGAAGTACACGGCGGCGCCTTCGACGATCCGCGCGTCGAACTGTTGATCGGCGACGCCGCGCGCTACGTCGAAGCGGCGGCGCCGGCGCAGTTCGATCTGGTCGTATTCGACCTGACGCCGCCCGATTCACCCGCTGCCGGTCTTTACACGCAAGCCTTCTATCAGCAGCTCAAGCGGGTCATGAGCCGGACCGCCGCCGTCTCCGTGCACCTCGGCTCGCCGTATTTTCACGCCGAACGCATCGCACGCCTGATCGAGGACCTGCGCGCGGCGTTCGCCATCGTCCGCACCATGAACACGTTCATTCCGCTATACGGCTCGCTCTGGATGATGGCCACCGCCAGCGACACGCTCGACCCCGCCGCCCTCACCGCCGAGACGCTCACCGAGCGCCTCGCCGCGCGCCGAATCGACGCCCTGATGCATTACGGCGCGGCCATGCACGCCGGACTATTCTCGGCATCCCGCTCGGTGCGCGATAAACTAAGTCAATTCTTAAAGCCAGCGAGCTAA
- a CDS encoding VOC family protein → MTASRPAGVPWLTPYLTVRDARAASAFFTAAFGFEVRDSVQDDGVVMHVEMTYQGQLIVMFAPEGAFGSAAKTPKSAGAIAPQSFYVYVDDVDAIYARALAAGAKSLSEPQDQFWGDRFAQVEDLDGYRWALARHLS, encoded by the coding sequence ATGACCGCCTCCCGCCCCGCCGGTGTGCCCTGGTTGACCCCCTATCTGACGGTGCGCGACGCACGTGCCGCGTCCGCGTTCTTCACCGCGGCGTTCGGCTTCGAAGTTCGCGACAGTGTCCAGGACGACGGCGTCGTCATGCATGTCGAGATGACCTATCAAGGCCAGTTGATCGTGATGTTCGCACCGGAAGGCGCGTTCGGCTCGGCGGCGAAAACACCCAAAAGCGCGGGCGCCATCGCACCGCAATCGTTCTATGTCTATGTCGACGATGTCGACGCGATTTACGCGCGGGCGCTCGCCGCCGGCGCAAAATCGCTGAGCGAGCCACAGGATCAGTTCTGGGGCGACCGCTTCGCCCAGGTCGAAGATCTGGACGGCTACCGCTGGGCGCTCGCTCGCCACCTTTCGTGA
- the thiL gene encoding thiamine-phosphate kinase, with product MLSEFSLIDRFFARRAAARPSDAADATLGIGDDCALLAPPAGEMLAISTDMLVEGRHFFPDIDPEALGHKALAVNLSDLAAMGARPLAFTLAFALPKADEAWLAAFSAGLFALAERYGCELVGGDTTGGPLNLCITVFGSVPPHAALRRDAAQPGDDIWISGTLGDARAGLGVQRGEWSANASDTATFRRALERPEPRVALGLALRGIARAALDLSDGLAGDLLHILERSNVRASVDVDAVPRSAALRRLPPEIQRRCTLAGGDDYELCFTAPATARASVEAAGREVGVPVTRIGTISALQAAAEHPAISWHDAAGAPLTLTLQGFDHFHAD from the coding sequence ATGCTCTCCGAGTTCTCGCTGATCGACCGCTTCTTTGCCCGCCGCGCCGCTGCCCGGCCATCCGATGCCGCGGACGCCACCCTCGGCATCGGCGACGACTGCGCGCTGCTCGCGCCGCCCGCGGGCGAAATGCTGGCGATATCGACGGACATGCTGGTCGAAGGCCGCCACTTCTTCCCCGACATCGATCCCGAGGCGCTGGGTCACAAAGCGCTCGCGGTGAATCTATCGGACCTCGCCGCCATGGGCGCGAGACCACTGGCGTTCACGCTGGCGTTCGCCTTGCCCAAAGCGGATGAAGCCTGGCTCGCCGCGTTCAGCGCAGGGCTGTTCGCGCTGGCCGAGCGCTACGGCTGCGAACTGGTCGGCGGCGATACGACGGGCGGCCCGCTGAATCTGTGCATCACGGTTTTCGGCAGCGTGCCGCCGCACGCGGCGCTGCGCCGCGACGCCGCGCAGCCGGGCGACGACATCTGGATTTCCGGCACGCTCGGCGACGCGCGTGCCGGCCTCGGCGTGCAGCGCGGCGAATGGTCCGCCAATGCCAGCGACACTGCGACGTTTCGCCGCGCCCTCGAACGCCCGGAGCCGCGCGTCGCGCTGGGTTTGGCGCTGCGCGGCATCGCCCGCGCGGCGCTCGATCTCTCGGACGGCCTCGCCGGCGATCTGCTACACATCCTCGAACGGTCGAACGTGCGCGCCAGCGTCGACGTCGACGCCGTGCCGCGTTCCGCCGCGCTGCGCCGCCTGCCGCCCGAGATCCAGCGCCGTTGCACGCTCGCCGGCGGCGACGACTACGAGCTGTGCTTCACCGCGCCGGCCACGGCGCGCGCGTCGGTGGAAGCGGCAGGTCGGGAGGTGGGGGTGCCGGTCACCCGCATCGGTACAATAAGCGCTCTCCAGGCGGCGGCCGAGCACCCGGCGATCAGCTGGCACGATGCCGCCGGCGCGCCCCTCACATTGACGTTGCAAGGCTTCGATCACTTTCATGCAGACTGA